GAACGTATGGAACAGCTTCAAACGAACATAGCGGATTTGCAAAATGGAGAAGTAGGGACGATCCGAGTTGGTTTGACAGAGCCTACTGCAAGCTATCGATTTCCTAAGCTACTGCAGAAGTTTTCAAGGCAATATCCGAAAATTCGCGTGGCCTTAGAGATAGCCGGGACGCCCGTCCTGCTGGCAGCTTTATCGAAAGGCACGGTCGACCTCGCCATCTGTTCATCTCCGAATGTAGGTTCGGAGCTTTATTTTCAACCACTGTTTCAAGAGAAATTTGTTGTCCTACTGCCTGAAGACCATCCGCTAGCCCAATATGACGCGATCCAGCCTGAGCAATTGAATGGGCAGACTTTGTTGGTAACTTCCGAGAGCTGCCCGTATCGCAAAAAGCTAGAGATGACCCTTCGAGAGACAGGGAATATTGCGGTAGAAACGATGGAAATCGGCAGTATGACGGCGATGAAGCCTTATGTACAAGAGGGATTTGGGATTGCGTTAGTTCCTGAGCTCGCCCTGGAGGGAATCTCTCCGGGATTAACAACCCGTAAGCTCGATGGTGCATCTATCGATATGCTGATGGGTTTAGTATGTAATACATCGACCTTTACGTCATCATCAGCGAGCGCTAAATTGTTTCATTTTTTGAAGGAAGAGCTTACCGATTTATCGCTGAGTGCCTGATAAACATTAGCCATTTTGAGAACAACTTCGTCTGTAAGCTGAACCTTGCTCGCTTCGGACACGGCATCATCATGAATGTCGGATCGAGGGGGGAGAAAGGACAACTAGTAACAGGAATTTTGGCGGATTAGTCGAATTATATAAAATAATGTCGAAATTTATATATTCCCAGGGTGATCGATCGAATGAGCATGGGCGTGTTTAAGGACTTTATGCTGCAGCTAGCACTGATTGCAACGCTGCTTTTTACGTATCGCGTCTTTTTTGCGGAGAGGGCAGAGGGGAACCGTTACGAAAAAATCGTTCATTCCGTCTTGGCCGGGTTGGCTATTCTCCTGAGCATGTCTTTTCCTGTTACGATCGCCGCCGATTATCGTGTGGACATTCGCATCGTTCCGCTGCTGCTCGGGACCTTATATGGCGAATGGTGGTCAGGGATCGTACTGTCTGTAGTTGTCCTTTTGTACCGGTTGTATTATGGAATCAATTTGGGTTTAACTACGACATTTTTGAATCTTTTGCTCAGTATCCCGGTTTTTCTGATCGTTCGAAAGACTTTTATTGGTGCAAAAATGGCAAGGAAGCTGCAAATTGTCTTTTTGCTGGTTGTTTACAATAGTCTCGATGGACTCATTACCGTCTCGCTCATGAGAGGGCAGTCTCTGATCGCCGTGCTGCAGACCCATTTCCTGCACATCCTCATTGATGTGGCGGCTGTTTTGTTCTTCACGGCTTTAAATGAGACGATCGTGAATATGATCCGCAACAATCAGCAGCTGCAAGCGGAAAAGAAGGAGACGGAAATCGCCTTTTTGCGTTCTCAGATCAAGCCTCACTTCCTTTATAACGCCTTGAATTCCATTGCCGCGCTGTGTCTCGATAACGAAGCCGTCAAGGCGGGCGAATTGACGCTGGATCTCTCCAAATATTTGCGAAGCGGCTTCGACTTCAAACAAATGGGTTCGCTGACCACGATCGAGAACGAGTTGGAATTGGTCAAGGCGTATATCAACATCGAGCAGGTGCGATTTGGAGACCGCTTAGGTGTAGCGTATGACGTCGATGCCCATCTGGGCACCCCGATTCCTCCGCTCATCCTGCAGCCGCTGGTGGAAAACGCCGTCCGGCACGGCTTGATGTCCCGACCGCAGGGAGGAACCGTCACTATCTCCATCAAGCAGGAAAAGGATGACTACATCCAATTTACAATCGAAGACAACGGTTGCGGAATGAGTGAATGGAAACGGGAAGAAATTCTTACCCCTGATCTGAAAAAGAAGGGAATCGGGCTTTGGAACATCAATCAGCGCTTCCGGCTTCTTTATGGGAAGAGTATACGCGTGGAAAGCGTGGAGGGAATCGGTACGAAGATTTCTTTCGAGCTTCCCGCACGTCCGGTCAAGCAGACAGGAGGGTGAAGCATGCTGCGGGCAATTATCGTGGATGATGAAGAACTGTCGGTTAAGCTGCTTAACAATTTCCTGTCCGGGAACGGCGAGATCGAGGTCTGCCATACGTTTCATCATTCGTTGGAAGCATATGAATATGTGAAATCGAATCCGATACATGTCGCTTTTCTGGATATATCGATGCCGGGCATTGACGGGATGGGGCTATCCAGCCTGCTGCATGATCTGGATCCGTCCATCGATGTGGTGTTTGTAACCGCTCATGACGATTATGCGGTTCGGGCTTTCGATATGAGCGCACTCGATTATATTATGAAGCCCGTAGACCCTCAGCGATTGGCCAAAACCCTCGACAAGATCCGGAAAAAACACCGGGGTGGGGCGGCCGGCTCCTTGATGGAGCCGGAACAGGTCAAGAAGCTTTCGCGACTGATTGCGGACGGTCTTGCGAAGCTTGGCGTATTGAACGATTCCGGCGGGAGCGCGGCTATCGATCGAGCCCTTGCTCCGAAGCCGGCTGAAGATGCGCCCGTTGAACCGCTGACAGCGCGGGAAGCCGAAATTTTGCAGGAGTTGTCTAGGGGTTGTCCAATAGCGAAATCGCGTTCCGTTTCGGAATCGCGGAGGCGACGGTCAAAAGCCATGTGTTCCGCATCTATGGCAAGCTCGGGGTAAAGCGGCGGGGTCAGGCCATCGCCAGGGCAAGAGACCTGGGATTCATCAAATAGTCGATAGGAAAAGTAAAGCCGGCAACCGGGACCTTAAAGAGGCCTGGGTCGGCTTTTTTTTGTTTTTCGAGGTTTTATGACAAAAAAATTCCGATTACAACTTTAGTTTGACTCTTTTTTGGGATAAAAGAATTATAATTAGCGATTGAAATGGGTTATTAGTCCTATATAGCAACAGGTGGTGTTAAGGAGGTCAGTGAAAGAGGAGGGGCTGGGCAACCACAACTCTGAGCAATTTCTTATCGGTGATCAATCCTTCAGCCGAAAGCGGAGGTTACTTATTGTATGGAGTGGGAGGAAACATGGAAGAGATTATTAGAAGGTTTGAGCGATTTCGAGATGCAGTTAAGCTTGGTTTATTGACGGTTCTGGCGGTAGCGGCAGGCCTCTTAGGTGGGGCCTCTACGACACATGCAAGTGTAAGTTGGGATAATGTTCAAACAAATGACTCAAGCATACAAACGTACAGTGCCAAATACGGAGGGGGATATTGGGTTGTTGGTGGGGAAAGCAGTTATTGGGTATCGCTAAACGGAACAAATTGGAATGAGTACAATAGTATTTCGAATCTATCTGTGAAGAGCGTAGCCTACAACGGAACTATTTGGGTAATAGTAGGGCAGCCTCATTATACAGGAGCCTCTACGATTATGAGATCCGCGACATCGGCCCCAAGTTTTGGGAATCCGTCGGGCACACAGGTAACGGATGGTTTGTGCGGGGTCGCATATGGTAATGGCAAATTCGTCGCTGTTGGTTATCAAGGGGCTGTGTACACCTCCTCGACGGGGGACAACTGGGCAAAACAGACAGTTGGCACGACTACGCTCATGAGCATCGTTTACGGGGATGGGAAATTCGTTGCTGTTGGATACGACGGCTCCATTTGGACCTCAGCCGACGGAAGTTCAGGTTCGTGGACGGAAAGAGACCCGGACGGTCATTATTGGTCAGGCTTGAACGCAGTCGCCTATAGTGGGGATTCTTTCATCGCAGTAGGGACTGGCGGAATCGTTATTTCGTCACCTGACGGTATTACTTGGACATTGGTTCAATATGGATTGGGGGGGACCTATATAGTGTAGAGTATGGAGGAAACAAATGGGTTGCTGGCGGAGATAGTTATCTTTACTCTTCCATCGACGGCTCCAACTGGGTTCTTGAAAATGAACAGTCTGGGCTCGTGTCGCCATTCAATTGGATAAGCTACGGGAACGGGATGTGGTTAGCCGGCGGAGACAGCAGCATAGGCTACTTCGAATCGCATACTCCATCCAATAACTCAGATTTAGCTGGATTAACTCTAAGTCAGGGCACTTTAACTCCTACATTTGTTTCAGGGACTACGTCTTATACTGCGAGTGTCGGAATTCGACCTCCAGTATCAATGTCACGCCATCAGTCGCAGACAGTACGGCATCCATTAAAGTGAATGGCGCGTTTGTCAATAGCGGCTCTTCGGCTACGGTGAACTTGGGTGTAGGCTCCAACACGATCACGGTTCTCGTAACGGCCGAGGACGGTACGACGAATACCTATACGGTGACGGTAACCCGAGCCGCCTCGAGCAATGCGAATCTCAGTAATATGACATTAAGCCAGGGCACATTGAGCCCGAGTTTTGCAAGCGGAACGACAAGCTATACGGCAAGTGTCGGAAATGCGGTGGGCAGTCTCTCGATAACACCTACGGTATCTGACAGCACAGCGAGTGTAGAAGTCAATGGATTAACTGCAACAAGCGGTAGCCCGAGCACAGTGAATCTGGATGTGGGCTCGAATACAATTACGGTAGATGTCACTGCGCAGGACGGTACGACGAATACCTATACGGTGACGGTAACCCGAGCCGCTTCGAGCAATGCGAATCTCAGTAATTTGACATTAAGTCAGGGCACATTGAACCCGAGTTTTGCAGGCGGAACGACAAGTTATACGGCAAGTGTTGGGAATGCGGTGGGAAGTTTCTCGGTAACACCTACGGTATCTGACAGCACGGCGAGTGTAGAAGTCAATGGATTAACAGTAACAAGCGGCAGCCCGAGCTGGAGTGAATCTGGATGTGGGCTCGAATACGATTACGGTAGATGTCACTGCGCAGGACGGTACGACGAATACCTATACGGTGACGGTAACTCGAGCCGCTTCGAGCAATGCGAATCTCAGTAATTTGACAATAAGCCAGGGCACATTGAGCCCGAGTTTTGCAGGCGGAACGACAAGCTATACGGCAAGTGTCGGAAATGCGGTGGGCAGTCTCTCGGTAACACCTACGGTTGAAGACAGTACAGCGACGGTAAAGGTTAACAATTCCACAGTAACAAGCGGCAGCCCGAGCGGAGTGAATCTGGATGTGGGCTCGAATACGATTACGGTAGATGTCACTGCGCAGGACGGTACGACGAATACCTATACGGTGACGGTAACCCGAGTCGCTTCGAGCAATGCGAATCTCAGTAATTTGACAATAAGCCAGGGCACATTGAGCCCGAGTTTTGCAGGCGGAACGACAAGCTATACGGCAAGTGTCGGAAATACGGTGGGCAGTCTCTCGGTAACACCTACGGTTGAAGACAGTACAGCGACGGTAAAGGTTAACAATTCCACAGTAACAAGCGGCAGCCCGAGCGGAGTGAATCTGGATGTGGGCTCGAATACGATTATGGTAGATGTCACTGCGCAGGACGGTACGACGAATGCCTATACGGTGACGGTAACCCGAGCCGCTTCGAGCAATGCGAATCTCAGTAATTTGACAATAAGCCAGGGCACATTGAGCCCGAGTTTTGCAAGCGGAACGACAAGTTATACGGCAAGTGTCGGAAATGCGGTGGGCAGTCTCTCAATAACACCTACGGTTGAAGACAGTACAGCGACGGTAAAGGTTAACAATTCCACAGTAACAAGCGGCAGCCCGAGCGGAGTGAATCTGGATGTGGGCTCGAATACGATTATGGTAGATGTCACTGCGCAGGACGGTACGACGAATGCCTATACGGTGACGGTAACCCGAGCCGCTTCGAGCAATGCGAATCTCAGTAATTTGACAATAAGCCAGGGCACATTGAGCCCGAGTTTTGCAAGCGGAACGACAAGTTATACGGCAAGTGTCGGAAATGCGGTGGGCAGTCTCTCAATAACACCTACGGTTGAAGACAGTGCAGCGACGGTAAAGGTTAACAATTCCACAGTAACAAGCGGCAGCCCGAGCGGAGTGAATCTGGATGTGGGCTCGAATACGATTACGGTAGATGTCACTGCGCAGGACGGTACGACGAATACCTATACGGTGACGGTAACTCGAGCGGCGGTGATGGGAGGCACGGTTGCGATCAGCGGGACTGCAGCATATGGCGAAACGCTGACGGCAGATTTGAGCAGCATCACGTATACGTCATCGATTAGCAGCGATGTGCCGACGATTCAGTGGAACAGCAATGGCGTGGCAATCAACGGCGCAACTGGCTTCAGCTACACGCTGGTGCAGGCGGACATCGGAGCGGTGATCAGCGTGACGGTGACGGCGGACGGAACGCATGCGACGGGCAGCCTGACCAGCTCGGGTACTGCTACGGTGGCAAAAGAGGACGGGCCGGACGCGCCGTCGGCTCCAAGCTTGGACTCTAGTCCGGACGCCCGAACGACATCAAGCATCATACTGGAAGCGGTGACGGGACAGGAGTACAGCAAGGACAACGGATCGACGTGGCAGGACAGCTCGACGTTCAGCGGTTTGACGCCGAATACGGACTATACATTCGTTACTCGGGTGAAGGCGACGGACACGCAGAACGCATCGGCAGCGAGCGCGGGAACGACAATCCGCACTTATGCGCTTCCGGCGATGTACGGCACGGTATCGGTCAGCGGGACCGCCCAATATGGCCAAACGCTGACGGTCGACTGGTCCTATGTGTCCTATACTCCCATTACTACGGCCGATGTGCCGACAATCCAGTGGAACCGCGACGGCGTGGCGATCAGCGGCGCAACAGGCTCCAGTTACACGCCGGTGCAAGCTGACATCGGGGCGGTGATCAGCGTGACGGTTACGGCGGACGGAACGCATGCGACGGGCAGCCTGACCAGCTCGGGTACAGCTGCGGTGGCAAAGGCGGACGGGCTGGACGCACCGTCGGCTCCAAGCTTGGGCTCGAATCCGGACGCCCGAACGACATCAAGCATTATAATGGCGGCGGTAACGGGACAGGAAT
This genomic window from Paenibacillus hexagrammi contains:
- a CDS encoding cadherin-like beta sandwich domain-containing protein; this encodes MNGAFVNSGSSATVNLGVGSNTITVLVTAEDGTTNTYTVTVTRAASSNANLSNMTLSQGTLSPSFASGTTSYTASVGNAVGSLSITPTVSDSTASVEVNGLTATSGSPSTVNLDVGSNTITVDVTAQDGTTNTYTVTVTRAASSNANLSNLTLSQGTLNPSFAGGTTSYTASVGNAVGSFSVTPTVSDSTASVEVNGLTVTSGSPSWSESGCGLEYDYGRCHCAGRYDEYLYGDGNSSRFEQCESQ
- a CDS encoding LysR family transcriptional regulator, whose protein sequence is MDFKTLKSFQTIAKHGSFALAAEELNYAQSTVTMQIQKLESELGILLIERGKKCSLTAAGRLFLEQSLLIIERMEQLQTNIADLQNGEVGTIRVGLTEPTASYRFPKLLQKFSRQYPKIRVALEIAGTPVLLAALSKGTVDLAICSSPNVGSELYFQPLFQEKFVVLLPEDHPLAQYDAIQPEQLNGQTLLVTSESCPYRKKLEMTLRETGNIAVETMEIGSMTAMKPYVQEGFGIALVPELALEGISPGLTTRKLDGASIDMLMGLVCNTSTFTSSSASAKLFHFLKEELTDLSLSA
- a CDS encoding helix-turn-helix transcriptional regulator, whose translation is MSNSEIAFRFGIAEATVKSHVFRIYGKLGVKRRGQAIARARDLGFIK
- a CDS encoding sensor histidine kinase, with product MSMGVFKDFMLQLALIATLLFTYRVFFAERAEGNRYEKIVHSVLAGLAILLSMSFPVTIAADYRVDIRIVPLLLGTLYGEWWSGIVLSVVVLLYRLYYGINLGLTTTFLNLLLSIPVFLIVRKTFIGAKMARKLQIVFLLVVYNSLDGLITVSLMRGQSLIAVLQTHFLHILIDVAAVLFFTALNETIVNMIRNNQQLQAEKKETEIAFLRSQIKPHFLYNALNSIAALCLDNEAVKAGELTLDLSKYLRSGFDFKQMGSLTTIENELELVKAYINIEQVRFGDRLGVAYDVDAHLGTPIPPLILQPLVENAVRHGLMSRPQGGTVTISIKQEKDDYIQFTIEDNGCGMSEWKREEILTPDLKKKGIGLWNINQRFRLLYGKSIRVESVEGIGTKISFELPARPVKQTGG